The Nitrosospira lacus genome window below encodes:
- a CDS encoding M48 family metallopeptidase produces the protein MEAFTAVFLFALLLTFCVRMWLAMRHIHYVLAHRENVPANFSSRINLEAHRKAADYTCAKTRLGYASILLETVLLLIFTLGGALNVLDAFWSNWLSDPLFHGMALIISAVSLMSLAAIPISYYRTFVIEQQFGFNKMTPRMFLKDLASRTLLSILLGTPLLFAVLWLMEQMGTNWWIYVWLAWMGFNLAVLAIYPTWIAPLFNKFTPLEDAPLKVRIEQLLQKCGFKSSGLFVMDGSRRSNHGNAYFTGFGKTKRIVFFDTLLSRLDGSEIEAVLAHELGHFKRRHVVKRILWTFAMSLAFLWVLGYLMQQDWFYRGLGVSVSSIPSTAMALLLFFLIMPAFTSLFQPVASLYSRKHEFEADEYAAHNASASDLIRALVKLYQDNAATLTPDPLHSAFYDTHPPAAIRIARLQNLAHN, from the coding sequence ATGGAAGCCTTCACAGCTGTATTTCTCTTTGCGCTGCTACTCACATTCTGTGTTCGGATGTGGCTGGCGATGCGGCATATCCATTATGTCCTCGCCCACCGGGAGAACGTGCCGGCAAATTTTTCTTCACGGATCAATCTTGAAGCGCATCGGAAGGCTGCGGACTACACATGTGCGAAAACTCGCCTGGGCTACGCCAGCATATTGCTGGAAACAGTACTTTTGCTGATATTCACCTTGGGAGGCGCACTGAATGTCCTGGATGCATTCTGGTCGAACTGGCTGAGCGATCCACTTTTTCATGGCATGGCTCTCATCATCAGCGCCGTGTCGCTGATGAGTCTGGCTGCAATCCCCATTAGTTATTATCGGACTTTTGTTATTGAACAGCAATTCGGCTTCAACAAAATGACACCTCGCATGTTCCTGAAGGATCTCGCAAGCCGAACCCTGCTGTCAATACTATTGGGCACACCCCTGCTATTTGCCGTTTTGTGGCTAATGGAACAAATGGGTACAAACTGGTGGATATATGTCTGGCTCGCGTGGATGGGCTTCAACCTGGCGGTTCTGGCTATTTACCCCACCTGGATCGCGCCCCTGTTCAATAAATTCACGCCGCTGGAAGATGCTCCGCTAAAGGTGCGTATTGAACAGCTGTTGCAGAAATGCGGCTTCAAGTCCAGCGGGCTTTTCGTAATGGATGGCTCGCGTCGCAGCAATCACGGCAACGCATACTTCACCGGCTTCGGCAAAACCAAGCGGATCGTTTTCTTTGATACCCTGCTCTCTCGTCTGGATGGATCCGAGATTGAAGCGGTATTGGCGCATGAATTGGGACATTTCAAGCGTCGTCATGTTGTTAAGCGCATCCTGTGGACGTTTGCCATGAGTTTGGCGTTCTTGTGGGTACTGGGCTATTTGATGCAGCAGGACTGGTTTTACCGGGGATTGGGTGTTTCTGTTTCTTCCATCCCTTCAACCGCAATGGCGCTGCTTCTGTTTTTTTTGATAATGCCCGCGTTTACCTCTCTATTCCAGCCGGTGGCAAGTCTATACTCGCGCAAGCACGAGTTCGAGGCAGATGAGTATGCAGCGCATAATGCATCTGCCAGCGATCTCATACGAGCGCTGGTTAAACTCTATCAGGACAATGCCGCAACGCTTACTCCCGATCCCCTGCATTCGGCGTTTTATGATACACATCCGCCAGCGGCGATCAGAATAGCGCGCC
- the orn gene encoding oligoribonuclease: MAQDSNNLIWIDMEMSGLSPDNDRIMEVALVVTDSQLQVLAEAPVLVVSQSEAVLDGMDSWNKSTHAKSGLIDKVKASRLNEAEVEMRMTAFLQEHILPGVSPMCGNSICQDRRFLARWMPQLEAYFHYRNLDVSTLKELVKRWKPEIAAGLTKQCKHEALADIYDSITEMKYYREYFIKT; the protein is encoded by the coding sequence ATGGCACAAGATAGCAATAACCTCATCTGGATAGATATGGAAATGAGTGGGTTGAGCCCGGACAATGACCGAATCATGGAAGTTGCTCTGGTAGTCACTGATTCTCAATTACAGGTGCTGGCTGAAGCGCCGGTACTCGTGGTATCGCAATCGGAAGCGGTGCTGGATGGAATGGATAGCTGGAATAAGTCCACCCACGCCAAATCCGGTCTGATTGACAAGGTCAAGGCATCCAGGCTTAATGAAGCCGAGGTAGAAATGCGCATGACCGCGTTTCTGCAAGAACATATCTTGCCCGGCGTTTCTCCCATGTGCGGTAACTCGATCTGCCAGGATCGGCGTTTCCTGGCTCGCTGGATGCCCCAACTGGAAGCATATTTTCATTATCGCAATCTCGACGTGAGCACCCTGAAGGAATTGGTAAAACGCTGGAAGCCTGAAATTGCGGCAGGGCTGACCAAGCAATGCAAGCATGAAGCGCTGGCGGATATTTACGATTCCATTACCGAGATGAAATATTATCGCGAATACTTTATTAAAACATAG
- the glgP gene encoding alpha-glucan family phosphorylase: MSSGTAFTIAVNPKIPARLARLDELANDLWYSWDRSTRSLFSRLHPGLWGAVGHNPKAFLKRVDESILLKATEDPVFMANYNSIISAYDSYQSGPAHPDSGGGFQPNDQVAYFCFEFGFHESFPIYSGGLGILAGDHCKAASDLRLPLICVGLLYRQGYFFQTIDNQGNQQVTYTDSDFEDLPVMPVLHENGSEVRIEVDLPHRKVVVKVWRAKIGHVTLYLLDTDLPENSLDDRDITHQLYGGDRIMRIEQEIILGVGGSRALREIGIAPTVWHINEGHAAFMMLERMRDLVQHGLDFAGALEAVAANTVFTTHTAVPAGHDYFSNDMISTYFEGFCHDLKITREELISLGRVPGSNDFNMTALAIHGSRFHNGVSKIHGNVSARICKDLWAQIEPEENPMAYITNGVHVPTFLAQEWSDLFDRYLGYEWRTNITDPEYWSRIEAIPDHLFWSVRQTLKSQMLYGIRARLAFQNSRNHGSEAHLDRLLRFTDPINPNILTLGFARRFATYKRAALLFEDLDWLRRIVIHQERPVLMIFAGKAHPADVPGQDLIRRVSQIAQRPEFEGQLLLVEGYDLRLARRLVAGVDVWLNSPVYPLEASGTSGMKAGINGTINLSVLDGWWGEGYNGKNGWAIKPGPENMAPSLRDKEESRDFYETLQDHVVPLYYNRDKFGYSPEWVKMAKNSMMSLLPRYNAARMVGEYAKNFYVPASRQGALYADKDFSGAKKIAAWKAFVRKSWRGVSIRRLDTPGKCISFGETLYFDVAVRLNGLQPEDVVVELLICRQFKKTKLCDFKHFKFEFSGIEESGEHQFTLNLTPDLCGKLEYFIRVYPSHPLLTHPFEMGMMVWL; encoded by the coding sequence ATGTCTTCGGGCACCGCTTTCACTATTGCTGTCAATCCCAAGATTCCTGCTCGCCTGGCGCGTCTCGATGAGCTCGCCAACGATCTCTGGTACAGCTGGGATCGTTCCACGCGCTCGCTGTTTTCGCGCCTGCATCCCGGACTCTGGGGAGCGGTGGGGCATAACCCTAAGGCTTTTCTCAAGCGGGTGGACGAATCGATATTGCTGAAAGCGACGGAAGATCCGGTGTTCATGGCTAATTACAACAGCATAATATCCGCTTACGATTCCTATCAGTCGGGACCGGCACACCCGGATAGCGGCGGAGGTTTTCAGCCAAATGACCAGGTGGCATACTTTTGCTTCGAATTTGGATTTCACGAAAGTTTTCCAATTTATTCCGGCGGGCTTGGCATTCTGGCCGGCGACCATTGCAAGGCGGCGAGTGATTTGCGCCTGCCATTGATCTGTGTCGGCCTACTCTATCGTCAAGGGTATTTTTTCCAGACCATCGATAATCAGGGGAATCAGCAAGTCACCTATACTGACTCGGACTTCGAGGATCTGCCGGTAATGCCTGTATTGCATGAGAACGGTTCGGAAGTACGCATCGAAGTGGATTTGCCACACCGCAAGGTGGTGGTGAAGGTCTGGCGGGCAAAAATCGGCCACGTTACGCTCTATTTGCTTGATACCGATCTGCCGGAAAATTCACTAGACGATCGTGATATCACCCATCAGCTCTACGGCGGCGACAGAATCATGCGCATCGAGCAGGAGATAATACTCGGCGTGGGTGGTTCCCGTGCGCTACGAGAAATCGGAATAGCACCGACGGTATGGCATATCAACGAGGGACATGCTGCATTCATGATGCTGGAGCGCATGCGTGATCTGGTACAGCACGGCCTGGATTTCGCTGGCGCACTGGAGGCGGTGGCGGCAAATACCGTGTTCACTACCCATACCGCGGTCCCGGCGGGGCATGATTATTTCAGCAATGATATGATTTCAACATACTTCGAGGGGTTCTGCCACGACCTCAAGATCACTCGCGAGGAGCTTATTTCATTGGGCCGTGTACCAGGCAGCAACGATTTCAACATGACGGCCCTCGCTATTCACGGTTCGCGCTTTCATAATGGCGTAAGCAAGATACATGGCAACGTATCGGCCCGCATCTGCAAAGATTTATGGGCTCAGATCGAGCCTGAAGAGAATCCGATGGCATACATCACCAATGGGGTTCACGTACCAACTTTTCTGGCGCAGGAATGGTCCGATTTATTCGATCGCTATCTCGGCTATGAATGGCGCACCAATATTACCGACCCTGAGTATTGGTCGCGTATAGAGGCTATCCCTGATCATTTGTTCTGGAGTGTGCGGCAAACATTGAAATCGCAAATGCTCTATGGCATCCGTGCCCGTCTTGCCTTTCAAAATTCGCGCAATCACGGTTCCGAAGCGCATCTTGATCGCCTGCTCAGATTCACCGACCCCATTAATCCAAATATCCTGACACTCGGCTTTGCCCGCCGCTTCGCCACTTATAAACGCGCTGCGCTTTTGTTTGAAGATCTTGACTGGTTGCGAAGAATCGTGATTCATCAAGAACGCCCGGTATTGATGATTTTTGCGGGCAAGGCACATCCCGCTGATGTGCCGGGGCAGGATTTGATCCGGCGCGTCAGCCAGATTGCGCAGCGTCCTGAATTCGAGGGGCAGCTTCTGCTGGTGGAGGGTTACGATCTCCGCCTTGCCCGCCGTCTTGTGGCGGGAGTGGATGTGTGGCTTAACAGCCCTGTGTATCCTCTGGAAGCGAGCGGTACCTCGGGTATGAAAGCGGGCATAAACGGGACGATTAACCTGAGTGTCCTCGACGGCTGGTGGGGAGAAGGTTACAACGGCAAGAATGGCTGGGCTATCAAACCGGGCCCGGAGAATATGGCTCCATCGTTACGCGACAAGGAAGAGAGCAGGGATTTCTATGAAACACTGCAAGACCATGTCGTGCCGCTTTATTACAACCGCGATAAATTCGGTTATTCGCCAGAGTGGGTGAAAATGGCCAAAAACTCGATGATGTCGTTGCTACCGCGATACAACGCAGCACGCATGGTTGGCGAGTATGCCAAAAATTTTTATGTGCCGGCCAGCAGGCAGGGTGCGCTATATGCTGATAAAGATTTCAGCGGCGCAAAAAAAATTGCCGCATGGAAGGCTTTTGTGCGGAAGTCGTGGCGCGGCGTATCGATACGCCGCCTGGACACCCCAGGCAAGTGCATTAGTTTTGGCGAGACTCTGTACTTTGATGTCGCGGTGAGATTGAATGGCTTGCAGCCTGAGGATGTAGTGGTCGAACTGTTGATTTGCCGTCAGTTCAAAAAGACTAAGCTATGCGATTTCAAACACTTCAAGTTCGAATTTTCCGGTATCGAAGAGTCGGGTGAGCACCAGTTCACATTGAACCTTACCCCGGATTTATGCGGAAAACTGGAATATTTCATACGTGTTTATCCATCTCATCCATTGCTGACGCATCCTTTCGAAATGGGCATGATGGTTTGGCTGTAA